The genomic interval GGGCGTACGGGCCACCGGCGACGTGGAGGGCTCGCTGCATCACCACGCACCGGGCGGCCCGGCCGGACGGCCGCATCACGATCTGGCGCCCGCCTGGTTCCCGGGCGATCCGCCCGGACCGGCCGCCGTCGGCCTGCCCGACGGCGCGATCGACCTGCGCACCGGCGCGCGGCCGCCGGGGACGCCGGCCCGCGAGCTGGTACGCGCGGTGGCGGTGCTGTTCTATCTGAACAACCCGCGATGGCAGCCCGGCGACGGCGGCGAGACCGGACTGTTCGGCGATATCGGCGCGGCGGAACCGCGAGCCGCCCTGGCCGTTCCCCCGCTGGACAATTCGATGGTGGTGTTCGAGTGCACGCCGCGGTCCTGGCACACCTTCCTGGGCGCCAACACCGCCGCCCGCAACAGCGTGGTGATGTGGCTGCACCGGCCCAGGGACGAGGCGGCGCGCCGCTGGGGAGGAGACCGCATTGCGCAGTGGTGACAACCGCCGGGTGTGCCTGCTGACCGGAGCCGGGGGAGTGCTGGGCGACGCCTTCTGCCGCGCGTTCCACACCCGCTACGACATCGTCGCGGTGTGCCGCACCCGGACACCGGCGGCGCCGTCGCAGGAGGAGTGGTTCGTCGACCCGCTGGAACCGTCGAAACCGCTGCCGGAGAACGACTCTCGCATCTTCGTGGTGCGCGCCGACCTGACCCGCGAGGGCGAGGTGGAGCGGGTGGTGGACCTGGCGCTGGCGAAGTTCGGCGCGGTGGACCTGCTGGTCAACAATGCCGGGCACGCCCGGATGCAGCCCCGCGGGATCGTCGACGGCGATGCCGCGCTGGACCAGTTCGATCCCCACTTCGCGCTGAATGTCGGTGTGCCGCTGCGGCTGTCG from Nocardia wallacei carries:
- a CDS encoding 2OG-Fe(II) oxygenase, producing MATEAPLPRWFIDLLAHRRWIHRTRPFPHVYVRDVFTEVFYRRLAEEFERVHREPGRFTPVAEGYGATGVSLAAVRDGPLEVFLSRAWHDVIERVAGVRATGDVEGSLHHHAPGGPAGRPHHDLAPAWFPGDPPGPAAVGLPDGAIDLRTGARPPGTPARELVRAVAVLFYLNNPRWQPGDGGETGLFGDIGAAEPRAALAVPPLDNSMVVFECTPRSWHTFLGANTAARNSVVMWLHRPRDEAARRWGGDRIAQW
- a CDS encoding SDR family NAD(P)-dependent oxidoreductase — its product is MRSGDNRRVCLLTGAGGVLGDAFCRAFHTRYDIVAVCRTRTPAAPSQEEWFVDPLEPSKPLPENDSRIFVVRADLTREGEVERVVDLALAKFGAVDLLVNNAGHARMQPRGIVDGDAALDQFDPHFALNVGVPLRLSARLAQRCWLHSDADNRARNRNVVNVSSISGSRVYPGGQAVYAASKAALDQLTRHLAAEFAEFGVRANAIAPNSFPALVPTEQVASAITELDAGAMTGGVYSVGVPDGASAPGTVAAGQHTRPVTERPG